The following proteins are co-located in the Dyadobacter chenwenxiniae genome:
- a CDS encoding SusC/RagA family TonB-linked outer membrane protein — translation MKNNLYKMAQAAKRRMRTSWSAGTAIAMLLSMLVAISGVAQAQTGTPISGKVSDKQGALPGVSVVEKGTSNGTTTDAEGKFTLQLSAGAKTLTVSSVGYVAQDVDVTNKSNVEITLAEDQKTLNEVVVIGYGSLNKKEVSSAITHLSSKDLLRVGGNNPMMAIQGKVAGLTITNTSTADPNSSANIQLRGASSRSAGLGPLFVINGIPGGNIDNINQNEIESIDVLKGGAASAIYGTRGSNGVIVITTKKGSAEPRLFYDGYTTFDYLANELSVLSKDQFLANNRGFDFGGNSNWLKEVSRQPSFSHKHTLQFSGGSGQTNYFTSVDYRDANGIDLRSGKREYGGRVNINHTTANNLLALTFSAAPRYAKISEADYSAFNYALTLNPTIPVRDSTGKYSYINSGFFANNPVEFATNVLQDRERKSLDLNGSIKLNILDNLNTTLTFGEVSTSNRIMNFTPSNITPVINGTGRNTAYQALEENDQKSLEWLGNYFLDKGKHAVKLLGGYSFQYFTASGFNAGNEKFPSNVLTYNGLGTGLWNVEKGINGVGSYKNSSKLIAFFGRVNYDFDEKYYLSASLRREGSSKFGYDNKWGYFPAASFAWRLTQERFLKDIPWLNELKLRADYGETGNQDFDSYKSLDTYGGYGYYPYNGNSYQVWGPNQNTNYDLRWEKAANFNIGLDFELLSSKITGSMNYYVRTNKDLLGNYNVANPPNIQGQTFANVGTMRNTGLELQLSAAVVNKGAFSYNLSVTGAFNDNKFVSFSNNLFKGQSYVDVVGMPAPGSPGTLQRLQEDKRIGGFYALKSAGVNDAGALLVYNRNGDIVPANEANNDDKQFVGNGLPKFTTGITNNFTYKNWDLSVFFRGAFGYKLFNTYAFYLGTPAAQQNANLLTSAFDGSKYSKLTSTATYSSLSDYFLEPGGFLKVDNITLSYTQPMKTKFMKSARIYATTRNLATFTKFTGGDPDLIQINGLYPGVNTNSDNNGTLNYYPSTTQLLLGLQLTF, via the coding sequence ATGAAAAATAATTTGTACAAAATGGCGCAAGCTGCTAAAAGGCGGATGCGGACGAGCTGGTCTGCCGGAACAGCGATCGCAATGCTTTTGAGCATGCTCGTGGCCATTTCCGGGGTAGCACAGGCTCAAACGGGCACCCCGATTTCTGGTAAAGTTTCGGATAAGCAAGGCGCTTTGCCGGGTGTTTCGGTTGTAGAGAAAGGCACAAGCAACGGAACCACCACCGATGCGGAGGGAAAATTCACCTTGCAGCTTTCGGCTGGCGCCAAAACACTTACGGTTTCAAGCGTAGGCTATGTGGCTCAGGATGTGGACGTAACAAACAAGTCGAATGTGGAAATCACATTGGCAGAAGATCAAAAAACCCTTAATGAAGTGGTCGTGATTGGGTATGGCTCCCTAAACAAAAAGGAAGTCTCCAGCGCGATCACGCACCTTTCTTCCAAAGACCTGCTTCGCGTGGGAGGTAACAACCCAATGATGGCCATTCAGGGAAAAGTAGCCGGACTTACGATAACCAACACATCGACGGCTGATCCGAACTCTTCGGCAAACATTCAGTTGCGTGGCGCCTCCTCGCGCAGCGCGGGTTTGGGGCCATTGTTTGTCATCAACGGGATTCCGGGCGGTAACATTGACAACATCAACCAGAACGAGATCGAATCTATTGATGTATTAAAAGGCGGCGCGGCTTCGGCCATTTACGGAACGCGCGGAAGCAACGGGGTAATTGTGATTACCACCAAAAAAGGCTCAGCGGAACCACGTTTATTCTATGACGGCTACACGACTTTTGACTATCTGGCCAATGAGCTTTCGGTACTTTCCAAAGATCAATTTCTTGCCAATAACCGCGGCTTTGATTTCGGAGGAAATAGCAATTGGCTCAAAGAAGTGAGCCGTCAGCCATCCTTCTCTCACAAGCATACATTGCAGTTTTCTGGCGGAAGTGGGCAAACCAACTATTTCACCTCCGTGGATTACCGCGATGCCAACGGAATTGACTTGCGCTCGGGAAAAAGAGAATATGGCGGCCGGGTGAACATCAATCACACCACTGCCAATAACCTGCTTGCACTTACTTTCAGTGCAGCGCCACGATATGCGAAGATCAGTGAAGCCGATTACAGTGCATTCAACTATGCATTGACGCTCAATCCGACGATCCCTGTGCGGGACTCAACCGGCAAATACAGCTACATCAATTCAGGTTTTTTTGCTAACAACCCCGTTGAGTTTGCTACCAACGTGTTGCAGGACCGCGAGCGTAAATCACTCGATCTGAATGGCTCTATAAAGCTGAACATTCTGGACAACCTGAACACGACACTAACATTCGGAGAAGTAAGCACATCCAATCGCATTATGAACTTTACGCCGTCCAACATTACGCCCGTCATTAATGGCACCGGACGGAATACAGCATACCAGGCGCTGGAAGAAAACGATCAGAAAAGTTTGGAATGGCTAGGTAATTATTTCCTGGATAAGGGCAAACATGCTGTGAAGCTTCTCGGTGGTTACTCTTTTCAATATTTCACAGCCTCAGGATTTAATGCAGGCAACGAAAAATTCCCTTCCAATGTACTTACTTACAACGGACTTGGAACCGGATTATGGAACGTAGAGAAAGGGATTAACGGCGTAGGTTCTTACAAAAACAGCTCGAAACTGATCGCCTTTTTCGGACGGGTGAACTACGATTTTGACGAAAAATATTACCTGTCTGCCAGTCTTCGCAGAGAAGGATCTTCCAAGTTTGGTTACGACAACAAATGGGGATATTTCCCGGCAGCATCATTTGCATGGCGCCTGACGCAGGAAAGATTCCTGAAAGACATCCCCTGGCTGAATGAACTGAAACTTCGCGCCGATTATGGTGAAACCGGGAACCAGGACTTTGACAGTTACAAGTCGCTGGATACTTATGGCGGCTACGGTTATTATCCATACAACGGAAACTCTTACCAGGTCTGGGGACCTAACCAGAATACCAACTACGATTTGCGCTGGGAAAAAGCGGCCAACTTCAATATCGGGCTTGACTTTGAATTGCTTAGCAGCAAGATTACGGGTAGCATGAATTATTATGTACGTACCAACAAGGATCTTTTGGGGAACTATAATGTAGCGAACCCACCCAATATCCAGGGACAAACATTTGCCAATGTGGGCACGATGCGCAACACAGGCCTGGAATTGCAGTTAAGTGCAGCAGTGGTCAACAAAGGCGCATTTAGCTACAACTTGTCGGTTACCGGCGCATTTAACGACAATAAATTTGTCTCGTTTTCAAACAATCTTTTCAAAGGGCAGAGCTACGTTGATGTCGTAGGCATGCCAGCACCCGGGAGTCCGGGAACGTTGCAGCGATTGCAGGAAGACAAACGTATCGGGGGTTTTTATGCGCTCAAATCTGCGGGCGTAAATGACGCCGGCGCGCTGCTGGTCTACAACAGAAATGGTGATATCGTGCCTGCTAATGAGGCCAACAATGATGACAAGCAGTTTGTCGGTAACGGCCTTCCCAAGTTCACAACCGGGATTACAAACAATTTTACTTACAAAAACTGGGATCTGAGCGTGTTCTTCCGAGGTGCATTTGGCTACAAACTGTTCAATACTTATGCTTTCTATCTGGGCACTCCAGCCGCACAGCAAAATGCCAACTTGCTGACCTCGGCTTTTGATGGTAGCAAATATTCAAAGCTGACGAGTACAGCAACCTATTCATCGCTTTCGGACTACTTCCTGGAACCGGGCGGATTTTTGAAAGTGGACAACATTACCCTCAGCTACACACAGCCCATGAAAACAAAATTCATGAAGTCGGCGCGTATCTATGCAACGACGCGCAACCTGGCAACATTTACCAAGTTCACTGGCGGCGATCCCGACCTGATCCAGATCAACGGGCTGTATCCGGGCGTCAATACCAACTCGGATAACAACGGTACGCTGAATTACTATCCTTCGACAACGCAGTTGCTGCTGGGCTTACAACTTACATTCTAA
- a CDS encoding outer membrane beta-barrel protein, with translation MKSIFYTSLILAGFLFSGSDACSQSKFAVSANVTPFLGHSKTTVDVIVPDSGSSGTFTTQRWTSEASPKGIWIGLNGRFSFSKKWSASTGLWYGYYRIKATNVDSRSHTFSIPLVANLQTSDRKLSPYFSAGAFWNFATTSRLTIPDIGTVTFKSDENTSRISPTVGAGVIYHFAQRLSLIAQPTFTYAIPPSNMDTKAYQVGLNLQLMVKL, from the coding sequence ATGAAATCGATATTTTACACTTCACTGATCCTGGCCGGTTTCCTTTTTTCCGGGTCGGACGCTTGCAGCCAGAGTAAATTCGCTGTTTCTGCCAACGTGACGCCATTTTTAGGACATTCCAAAACCACCGTGGATGTAATTGTGCCCGACTCTGGTAGCAGCGGAACATTCACTACGCAAAGATGGACATCGGAAGCCTCACCAAAAGGCATTTGGATCGGACTGAACGGAAGATTTTCGTTTTCAAAGAAGTGGTCGGCTTCAACGGGGCTATGGTACGGCTATTACCGGATAAAAGCCACGAATGTCGATAGCCGTTCCCACACCTTTTCGATTCCCCTTGTTGCCAATTTACAAACGTCTGACCGTAAGTTATCGCCCTATTTTTCTGCTGGCGCATTCTGGAATTTTGCTACAACCAGCCGCTTAACAATCCCTGACATCGGCACGGTGACTTTTAAATCAGACGAAAATACTTCAAGGATCTCACCAACCGTTGGAGCGGGTGTCATTTACCATTTCGCCCAACGCTTATCCCTTATCGCCCAGCCGACTTTCACATACGCAATTCCGCCTTCAAACATGGATACAAAAGCATATCAGGTGGGTTTGAATTTGCAACTTATGGTGAAACTTTAA
- a CDS encoding glycosyltransferase, with protein sequence MTGEEREKWISKNAYYHRSLVKHLKSIVPEGSAVLEIGCGTGYLLEQLRPARGVGIDISNEMIRFARIRRPAQVYYEMNAEHITLDETFDYVIISDTVGSFRDVQMVFHEIHKVFTPQTRLVITSTNFIWRPILNLAETLGLKMPQKRQNWLDISDIISLIHVADFDLIDHYRKMILPKYIPLISYFFNRYIGNLPLINGLGLITCLVARSNRVVRDAANDLSVSVIIPARNEKGNIEALIRRTPKMGRHTELIFVEGNSTDQTWEEIQRLGAHYREFRDIKWVQQDGKGKGDAVRKGYGIASGDILMILDADMTVAPEELPKFFNAIASGKGEYINGSRLVYPMEKQAMRFLNLLGNKFFSLAFSWLLGQNLKDTLCGTKVLSRENYLRLAANRSYFGEFDPFGDFDLIFGSARLKLKFIEIPIRYRARTYGETNISRFKHGWLLLRMTVFALHKIKFN encoded by the coding sequence ATCGTTCCGGAAGGCTCTGCGGTGCTTGAAATAGGTTGCGGCACGGGTTATCTGCTGGAACAGCTCCGGCCGGCAAGGGGAGTAGGAATTGATATTTCAAATGAAATGATTCGTTTTGCAAGAATCCGCAGGCCTGCCCAGGTGTATTACGAAATGAATGCTGAGCACATAACACTGGACGAAACATTTGATTATGTGATCATTAGTGACACGGTGGGCAGTTTCAGGGACGTGCAAATGGTGTTTCATGAAATTCACAAAGTGTTTACTCCGCAAACGCGGCTGGTGATCACATCCACCAATTTCATCTGGCGGCCTATACTGAATCTTGCGGAAACCTTAGGCTTGAAGATGCCTCAAAAAAGACAAAACTGGCTGGACATCAGTGATATTATCTCCCTTATTCATGTTGCAGACTTCGACCTGATCGACCATTACAGGAAGATGATTTTACCCAAATACATTCCCCTCATTTCATATTTTTTCAACCGTTACATCGGTAATCTGCCGTTGATCAACGGCCTGGGACTAATCACCTGCCTGGTGGCCAGGAGCAATAGGGTTGTGCGAGATGCTGCTAACGATCTGAGCGTGAGCGTAATCATTCCTGCCCGCAACGAAAAAGGCAACATCGAAGCACTGATCAGGCGCACACCAAAAATGGGCCGCCACACCGAACTGATTTTTGTGGAGGGTAATTCCACAGACCAAACATGGGAGGAAATCCAGCGGCTGGGTGCGCATTACCGGGAATTTCGTGATATCAAATGGGTGCAGCAGGATGGCAAGGGCAAGGGGGATGCTGTAAGAAAAGGCTATGGGATTGCCAGCGGGGACATTCTAATGATCCTGGATGCTGATATGACGGTCGCGCCTGAGGAACTGCCCAAATTTTTCAATGCCATCGCGTCGGGAAAAGGAGAGTATATCAACGGTTCGCGGCTGGTATATCCGATGGAAAAACAGGCTATGCGCTTTCTCAATTTGCTCGGTAATAAATTTTTCAGCCTGGCATTTTCCTGGCTGTTGGGACAAAACTTAAAAGACACGCTCTGCGGCACGAAGGTGCTTTCCAGGGAAAATTATCTCCGATTAGCAGCCAACCGATCCTACTTCGGAGAGTTTGACCCATTTGGAGATTTCGACCTTATTTTCGGGTCGGCCAGACTCAAACTCAAATTCATTGAAATCCCCATCCGTTATCGCGCCCGAACCTACGGCGAAACCAACATTTCCCGTTTCAAACACGGCTGGTTACTGCTCCGAATGACGGTATTTGCTTTGCATAAGATTAAGTTCAACTGA
- a CDS encoding RagB/SusD family nutrient uptake outer membrane protein: protein MKRNHISKYMLRFAACALLSVTAGCTNLDEELYDKITSENFLQTRDDVTRDFLRAFEHSYWTIQGGSTFMLQENSSDEMMTPNRQGDWFDGGQFQRVHYHTWTPQDNYTTDAWNALYGGVTLATNSLEDLEGITDPSKFEMTREELDGMIAELKVLRAWLNIRLLDFYRNIVIVTKVKGQTEGGPQVSPQEAFAYIEQELKDALPKLSTNTTLGNNVSGRWTKGGAAALLVRLYLNAKVYTGTDRFKDCETLAQEIIDGKYGSYALETRWDAPFDYTNPTSKETIFGFPGSFAQTHWQYDGGMYFWMLPNLAPSYFGFTDFGNANPKYAMQPGRDVDSVEYSFTLGKPFIKFQKYKDDLRLKKYKNLGGSKREGMFLYGYLPYKNAAGKQDTVRGFKGPYPLFLRDQVGKFLNAKPGTKIADKVSNMNNADNNSGLYPVKYPYYPSDDPNKISSAYAEIRFAEIYYSLAECKYRAGNKAAAATLLNAVRKRNYPAGSPSLYKANGAELTDQEMLDEWMREFLAEGRRRTDLIRWGVFTTGTWWDKKPDADNHTEIFPIGQNVMNASPQLKQNPGY, encoded by the coding sequence ATGAAAAGAAATCATATTTCAAAATACATGCTCCGGTTTGCTGCCTGTGCGCTCCTGTCCGTAACGGCGGGCTGCACCAACCTGGACGAAGAATTATATGACAAGATTACCTCTGAAAACTTCCTGCAAACACGTGATGACGTAACGCGAGACTTTTTGAGAGCATTTGAGCACAGTTACTGGACCATCCAGGGCGGCAGTACATTCATGCTGCAGGAGAACAGTTCCGATGAAATGATGACGCCAAACCGCCAGGGCGACTGGTTCGACGGCGGGCAGTTCCAGCGCGTGCATTACCACACCTGGACACCGCAGGACAACTATACAACCGATGCCTGGAACGCACTTTACGGAGGCGTAACGCTGGCGACCAACTCGCTGGAAGATTTGGAAGGCATTACCGACCCCTCCAAATTCGAAATGACCCGTGAAGAACTGGACGGCATGATCGCAGAACTGAAAGTGCTTCGTGCATGGCTGAACATTCGTTTGCTGGACTTTTACAGAAACATTGTCATTGTTACCAAAGTAAAAGGCCAGACCGAAGGCGGACCGCAGGTTTCGCCGCAGGAAGCATTTGCTTACATCGAGCAGGAATTGAAAGATGCGCTTCCAAAGCTTTCGACCAACACGACATTGGGCAACAATGTTTCGGGACGGTGGACAAAAGGCGGCGCAGCCGCATTGCTGGTAAGGCTTTACCTGAATGCGAAAGTATACACCGGAACCGACCGTTTCAAAGACTGTGAAACACTTGCGCAAGAGATCATTGACGGCAAATATGGCTCCTATGCATTGGAAACACGCTGGGATGCTCCTTTTGACTACACAAACCCGACTTCAAAAGAAACCATTTTCGGATTCCCGGGCAGCTTTGCGCAAACGCACTGGCAGTATGACGGCGGCATGTATTTCTGGATGCTGCCCAACCTGGCACCAAGCTATTTCGGATTTACCGATTTTGGTAATGCCAACCCGAAATATGCCATGCAGCCGGGCCGCGATGTGGACAGCGTAGAATACAGCTTTACTCTGGGAAAACCATTTATCAAATTTCAGAAATACAAGGATGATCTGCGTTTGAAAAAATACAAAAACCTGGGTGGCAGCAAGCGCGAAGGAATGTTCCTTTACGGATATTTACCTTACAAAAATGCAGCGGGCAAACAAGATACGGTTAGAGGTTTCAAAGGTCCTTATCCCCTGTTCCTGCGGGATCAGGTTGGTAAATTTTTGAATGCAAAACCGGGAACCAAGATTGCGGATAAGGTTTCAAACATGAACAATGCGGACAACAATTCCGGCCTTTATCCGGTGAAATATCCTTACTACCCGAGTGATGATCCCAACAAAATCTCTTCCGCTTATGCAGAAATCCGTTTTGCGGAAATCTATTATTCTCTGGCTGAATGTAAATATCGTGCAGGAAACAAAGCGGCAGCGGCAACATTGCTGAACGCAGTCCGCAAACGCAATTATCCAGCCGGTTCGCCCAGCCTTTACAAAGCCAACGGTGCCGAGCTTACCGACCAGGAAATGCTCGACGAATGGATGCGTGAATTCCTGGCAGAAGGCCGCAGAAGAACGGATCTGATTCGCTGGGGCGTATTCACAACCGGCACCTGGTGGGACAAGAAACCCGATGCGGACAATCACACAGAAATTTTCCCGATCGGACAAAATGTAATGAATGCTTCACCACAATTGAAGCAAAACCCTGGTTACTAA
- a CDS encoding PA14 domain-containing protein: protein MKFHKPLVGPSLVVLSAAILVAVLGSAYRGPVSTFHIKPATNAGFSDVKRPREAWVLRSVLDSKPRILSIALHDNLWLAYNTKTAALYKAWTGKIDFNGPVYTSSHGPQPVSVGTTYMEEPDGNPWRITADGKEVTPEINYKGHTVLDNQVTLKYDLDYQGKKISVEERPEFFDAGNGKAGFERVFTVANAPTGIELSLNVHLNSLATDTDYKTDGKYLGVISKEAAGNQSFIAMNGKLILNNTGKTTFSVNLTEKPAQPQTAQQESKADMAAGLFAKSDCNTCHNQEVKTVGPAYKAIAERYENNDKNKDLLVTKVIKGGAGNWGQIAMSPHPDLKKEDAETMVSYILELDAQKEKAQAANKLMPKPAYPIVLKSIAPAKVAAATEKIGIAVNIYQFASGIGSVPEINDEMLPVQAGSINALHLDERDFGDLKDNFAIYASGYINIKKTTNIVFRLVCDDGGKLFIDDKMVVDNGVNHGLQPTDGEIILKPGKHPFRVEYYQGSFGKGLSLQWRPYGSKEFVVVPPSVFTYKGADIKKTAQTPVDVKKEDIPGDKSPLVAVHPSFTLAQARPDNFQPRVGGMDFLADGRMVVSTWDSLGSVYIVDGRKATTPNDIKVKRIAYGLAEPLGLKVVDDEIYIMQKQELTKLVDLNKDELIDEYQTICNGWKVSANFHEFAFGLVYKDGYFYGTLATAINPGGASTKPQIPDRGKVVKISKKDGSFTFVASGLRTPNGIGLGVDDEIFIADNQGDWLPANKIIHLQEGAWYGSRSVDFEGTANRKETPPIMWLTQDEIGNSPSQPAKLNVGPYQNQMIHGDVTHGGIKRIFAEKVNGVYQGAVFRFTQGLEAGVNRLAWSPDGSLYIGGVGSTGNWGHTGKLGYGLQKLTFNDKVAFEMLAVRAKSDGLEIEFTEPLKEGVGETAADYEIRQWWFKPTGDYGGPKMDEENLAVKSVKVSADRKKVTLQLAGMKSKHMVYIHLNRKNMISQNGSNLWSTEAWYNLNEIPHTVN from the coding sequence ATGAAATTTCACAAACCTTTGGTCGGGCCAAGCTTGGTTGTGTTGAGCGCTGCAATTTTAGTTGCAGTGCTCGGCTCGGCCTATCGCGGCCCGGTCAGCACTTTCCATATAAAGCCAGCAACAAATGCTGGCTTTTCAGACGTTAAGCGCCCCCGTGAAGCCTGGGTCCTACGCTCCGTGCTCGATTCCAAACCCCGGATTCTCAGCATTGCGTTGCACGACAATCTCTGGCTTGCCTACAACACCAAAACAGCCGCTTTATACAAAGCCTGGACGGGAAAAATCGATTTTAACGGACCGGTTTACACCTCGTCGCACGGCCCGCAGCCGGTTTCAGTAGGAACCACTTACATGGAAGAGCCGGACGGAAATCCCTGGCGCATAACTGCGGACGGCAAAGAAGTGACGCCGGAAATCAATTACAAAGGCCATACGGTGCTCGATAATCAGGTTACATTGAAATACGATCTGGATTATCAGGGGAAAAAGATTTCTGTTGAAGAAAGACCTGAGTTTTTTGATGCGGGAAATGGCAAAGCAGGTTTTGAACGCGTGTTTACGGTTGCTAACGCGCCAACCGGAATTGAATTGTCGCTGAATGTGCATTTGAATTCACTTGCTACGGATACCGACTATAAAACGGATGGGAAATATCTAGGCGTTATCAGCAAAGAAGCCGCCGGAAACCAGTCCTTCATTGCGATGAATGGCAAGCTGATCCTGAATAATACAGGCAAGACAACTTTTTCAGTTAACCTGACCGAAAAACCAGCACAGCCGCAAACAGCCCAGCAGGAAAGCAAAGCGGACATGGCCGCTGGACTTTTTGCAAAAAGCGACTGTAACACGTGCCATAACCAGGAAGTAAAAACCGTTGGCCCGGCTTATAAAGCCATTGCCGAGCGTTATGAAAACAATGACAAAAACAAAGACCTGCTGGTTACCAAAGTGATCAAAGGCGGCGCAGGCAACTGGGGACAAATCGCCATGTCGCCGCATCCCGATTTGAAAAAAGAAGATGCCGAAACCATGGTCTCCTACATCCTGGAACTGGATGCACAAAAGGAAAAAGCACAGGCGGCAAACAAATTAATGCCTAAGCCTGCCTACCCGATTGTGCTTAAATCCATTGCTCCCGCGAAAGTGGCTGCAGCGACTGAAAAAATCGGCATTGCGGTGAACATTTACCAATTCGCCAGCGGCATTGGCAGCGTCCCTGAAATCAATGATGAAATGTTGCCGGTTCAAGCCGGATCGATCAATGCATTGCATTTGGACGAGCGGGACTTTGGTGATTTAAAAGACAATTTCGCCATCTACGCAAGTGGTTATATCAACATTAAAAAGACGACGAACATTGTTTTCCGACTGGTTTGTGACGATGGCGGGAAGTTGTTTATTGATGATAAAATGGTTGTCGATAACGGCGTCAATCACGGGTTGCAGCCGACCGATGGCGAGATCATTTTAAAACCGGGCAAACATCCTTTCAGAGTGGAATATTATCAGGGTTCGTTTGGCAAAGGACTTTCTTTACAATGGCGTCCGTATGGCAGCAAGGAGTTTGTAGTGGTTCCGCCAAGCGTTTTCACATACAAAGGTGCGGACATTAAAAAGACTGCACAAACGCCGGTTGACGTCAAAAAAGAAGACATTCCCGGCGATAAGTCGCCGCTCGTTGCTGTGCACCCAAGTTTCACATTAGCGCAGGCGCGGCCGGATAATTTTCAGCCGAGAGTCGGCGGAATGGATTTTCTGGCGGATGGGAGAATGGTTGTGAGCACGTGGGATTCGCTGGGCTCCGTTTACATTGTAGACGGCCGCAAAGCCACAACACCCAATGACATTAAGGTAAAACGCATTGCATACGGATTAGCCGAGCCGCTGGGTTTGAAAGTCGTGGACGATGAAATTTACATCATGCAGAAACAAGAGCTCACCAAACTTGTTGATTTAAATAAAGATGAGCTCATCGACGAATATCAGACCATTTGCAACGGGTGGAAAGTCTCTGCCAACTTCCATGAATTTGCCTTTGGGCTGGTATATAAAGACGGCTATTTCTACGGAACATTGGCAACGGCCATTAACCCCGGCGGAGCGAGCACAAAACCGCAAATCCCGGACCGTGGAAAAGTGGTAAAAATTTCTAAAAAAGACGGCTCATTCACATTCGTAGCATCCGGGTTAAGGACGCCGAATGGCATTGGTCTTGGTGTGGATGATGAAATATTTATTGCCGATAACCAGGGCGACTGGCTGCCTGCCAACAAGATCATTCATTTGCAGGAAGGCGCCTGGTATGGCTCGCGGTCCGTGGACTTTGAAGGCACTGCGAATCGCAAGGAAACGCCTCCGATCATGTGGCTTACGCAGGATGAGATCGGGAACTCCCCAAGCCAGCCCGCTAAGCTGAATGTGGGTCCTTACCAAAACCAGATGATCCATGGCGATGTAACGCATGGCGGCATTAAGCGTATTTTTGCTGAAAAAGTGAATGGCGTTTACCAGGGAGCCGTTTTCCGGTTTACGCAGGGACTGGAAGCAGGCGTTAACCGCCTCGCATGGAGCCCTGACGGTTCGCTTTATATTGGCGGCGTGGGTTCTACGGGTAACTGGGGACACACCGGCAAGCTGGGTTACGGATTACAAAAACTGACTTTCAATGATAAAGTTGCGTTTGAAATGCTGGCTGTAAGAGCTAAATCAGACGGTTTGGAAATTGAATTTACGGAGCCTTTGAAAGAAGGCGTGGGCGAAACAGCCGCTGATTACGAGATCCGCCAATGGTGGTTTAAGCCAACCGGTGATTACGGCGGCCCGAAGATGGACGAGGAAAACCTGGCTGTAAAATCTGTCAAAGTTTCCGCAGACCGCAAGAAGGTGACATTGCAGCTGGCTGGCATGAAAAGCAAGCATATGGTTTACATTCATTTGAACCGGAAAAACATGATAAGCCAAAACGGAAGCAACTTATGGAGCACCGAAGCCTGGTACAATTTGAATGAAATTCCGCACACGGTAAATTAA